Proteins encoded by one window of Yamadazyma tenuis chromosome 2, complete sequence:
- a CDS encoding uncharacterized protein (EggNog:ENOG503PV6W): protein MKESHKPKHKRMSSPKTAANPSSVSASTKVSPEHPPPSTSGSGTLDSQFIDNITNIIFTQTSNSYFPLDISLSSVSDEVAQVLKKFNLPCQKQLSITNKSLSDKLVPRLVKLDPSLKLDYSKFISHPGNLFVKNLSKTKLNHSKMFKFFNSHSSYRSLGELNIFNQTSTNDDDVFAILRFDNYLDVEFLLTKKFTSNPFHVNPNFQLYLNKYISKKQRKLIHEEFDEFNNYNSLVLENLSGFFPPGFEFSLVNLQSFFDKFRIFGNIQMIYFPVNLINANSDFVPADFGFINFEVSENSNLNILKCVYYLNHLTYEEFNDFSESTIAQHDLTSDFDANGAGTTNGIHISISQHKHNHYLYQFCPTLLSLANGVLSVSYIDMAFHSAFLNNFARYSNYQETNIYVNNFPTLFANNDAQWERFWQRFGAIKSAKIIKPQFYAKEDQSVGKIGFVFFEDFKMALKAIIITNNKLVSIDNSSYLIKTSFALQKLHRDRRKKSGDSLDQQLEAPAPYYYEYPERDEDDRINELRKSC, encoded by the exons ATGAAAGAATCTCATAAGCCCAAACACAAACGGATGTCGTCGCCAAAGACCGCTGCCAACCCGTCCTCCGTCTCCGCGTCAACCAAAGTTTCCCCGGAACACCCCCCACCTTCCACTTCCGGTTCCGGTACCTTGGACTCTCAGTTCATCGacaacatcaccaatatcatcttcaccCAAACCTCCAATTCCTACTTCCCGCTCGATATCTCGCTATCGTCGGTGTCGGATGAGGTGGCtcaggtgttgaagaaatttAATTTACCCTGTCAAAAACAATTGagtatcaccaacaagtccttgagCGATAAACTTGTGCCCCGGTTGGTCAAACTCGACCCGTCCCTCAAGTTGGActactccaagttcatctCCCACCCGGGCAACTTGTTTGTCAAAAACCTCTCTAAAACCAAGTTGAATCACAGTaaaatgttcaagttctttaaTTCCCACAGCCTGTACCGGTCACTTGGTGAACTCAATATTTTCAACCAGACGTCCACCAACGACGACGACGTGTTTGCCATCTTGCGGTTCGACAACTACCTCGACGTCGagtttttgttgaccaagaagtttaCTTCTAACCCGTTCCACGTTAACCCGAACTTCCAATTGTACCTCAACAAGTACATTTCGAAGAAACAACGTAAGCTCATCCACGAAGAGTTTGACgagttcaacaactacAACAGTCTTGTGCTCGAGAACTTGAGTGGGTTTTTTCCCCCAGGGTTTGAATTTTCGCTTGTTAATTTGCAGCTGTTTTTCGATAAGTTCCGAATTTTTGGCAACATCCAGATGATCTACTTCCccgtcaacttgatcaacgCCAACAGCGACTTTGTGCCGGCAGACTTTGGTTTCATCAATTTTGAGGTGTCAGAGAACTCCAACCTCAATATCCTTAAATGTGTGTACTATTTGAACCACCTCACGTACGAGGAGTTCAACGACTTTTCCGAGTCTACCATCGCCCAACACGACTTGACGTCGGACTTTGATGCCAACGGGGCTGGCACCACCAATGGCATCCATATCTCCATTTCCCAGCACAAACACAACCATTATTTATACCAATTCTGCCCTACGCTTTTGAGCTTGGCTAACGGGGTTTTGTCTGTCAGCTACATCGACATGGCGTTCCACTCGGCCtttctcaacaactttgCTCGGTACTCCAACTACCAGGAAACCAATATCTACGTCAACAACTTTCCCACGTTATTTGCAAATAATGATGCTCAGTGGGAGCGGTTTTGGCAGCGGTTTGGGGCCATTAAGCTGGCGAAAATCATCAAGCCCCAGTTCTATGCCAAAGAAGACCAGAGCGTGGGGAAAAttgggtttgtgttttttgaGGACTTTAAGATGGCTTTGAAAgccatcatcatcaccaacaacaagttggttaGTATTGACAATCTGAGttacttgatcaaaaccaGTTTCGCGCTCCAGAAGCTCCACCGAGACCGGCGCAAGAAGTCGGGCGACAGCTTGGACCAGCAGCTAGAGGCCCCGGCCCCGTACTACTACGAGTATCCTGAGCGGGATGAAGACGATAGGA TCAATGAGCTCCGGAAGTCGTGCTAG